In Pantoea phytobeneficialis, one genomic interval encodes:
- a CDS encoding RidA family protein produces the protein MPTHQRIRMFNTKETYPNQTLDNDLCQAVRAGNTVYVRGQVGTDFEGNLVGLGDPRAQTEQAMKNLKQLLEEAGSDLSHIVKTTTYIIDPRYREPVYQEVGKWLKGVFPISTGLVVSALAQPQWLMEIDVIAVIPDDWEAK, from the coding sequence ATGCCAACTCATCAACGTATTCGTATGTTTAACACCAAAGAAACCTATCCCAATCAGACGCTGGACAACGACCTGTGTCAGGCGGTGCGCGCGGGTAACACCGTCTACGTGCGCGGTCAGGTCGGCACCGATTTTGAAGGCAACCTGGTGGGGCTGGGCGATCCGCGTGCGCAAACCGAGCAGGCGATGAAAAACCTCAAGCAACTGCTGGAGGAGGCGGGCAGCGATCTCAGCCATATCGTTAAAACCACCACCTACATCATCGACCCGCGTTATCGTGAGCCGGTTTACCAGGAAGTGGGTAAATGGTTGAAAGGAGTGTTCCCGATCTCCACCGGGCTGGTGGTTTCGGCACTGGCACAGCCGCAGTGGCTGATGGAAATTGACGTGATCGCGGTGATCCCGGACGACTGGGAGGCAAAATGA
- a CDS encoding flavin-containing monooxygenase, translated as MTPLKTEIDTLIIGAGQAGVAMSEHLTRLDIPHLVLEKNRIAESWRSRRWDSLVANGPAWHDRFPGMEFPGCSPDSFVAKEQVADYFVSYAAMNQSPIRTGVEVLSVERNQGQAGFTVTTSEGVINAQRVVAATGPFQRPVIPAIAPQLSRVQQLHSADYKNPQQLPEGGVLVIGAGSSGVQIADELQRAGKPVWLSVGPHDRPPRAYRGRDFCWWLGVLGLWDAAASQPGKEHVTIAVSGARGGHTVDFRRLAAQGVNLVGLTESFDDETVRFQNDLAVNIQRGDENYLALLDAADAYIARNGLDLPPEPAAREFLADPACVTHPQLSLNLTDAGITSIIWATGYVTDYSWLKVNAFNEQGKPQHQRGVSSEPGVYFLGLPWLSRRGSTFIWGVWHDAKFIADQIAIQRQYQQYRAPSDSL; from the coding sequence ATGACGCCATTAAAAACTGAGATAGACACGCTTATTATTGGTGCGGGTCAGGCCGGGGTTGCCATGAGCGAGCACCTGACGCGCCTCGATATTCCGCATCTGGTACTGGAGAAAAATCGTATTGCTGAATCCTGGCGCAGCCGCCGCTGGGATTCGCTGGTTGCCAATGGTCCGGCATGGCATGACCGCTTTCCGGGCATGGAGTTTCCCGGTTGCTCGCCAGACAGTTTTGTGGCGAAAGAACAGGTCGCCGATTATTTTGTCAGCTATGCCGCTATGAATCAGTCACCGATTCGCACTGGTGTTGAAGTGCTGAGCGTAGAACGTAATCAGGGGCAGGCCGGTTTCACCGTGACCACTTCTGAAGGCGTGATTAATGCACAACGTGTGGTGGCTGCCACCGGCCCGTTCCAGCGCCCGGTGATCCCGGCGATTGCGCCGCAGCTCAGCCGGGTGCAGCAGTTGCATTCAGCCGATTACAAAAATCCGCAGCAACTACCGGAAGGTGGGGTGTTGGTCATTGGTGCCGGATCGTCCGGGGTGCAGATCGCGGATGAACTGCAACGTGCCGGAAAACCGGTGTGGCTGTCGGTTGGGCCGCACGATCGTCCACCGCGTGCCTATCGTGGCCGCGATTTCTGCTGGTGGCTGGGGGTGTTGGGATTGTGGGACGCCGCAGCCAGCCAGCCGGGTAAAGAGCACGTCACCATCGCAGTCAGCGGGGCGCGCGGTGGTCATACCGTGGATTTCCGCCGTCTGGCGGCGCAGGGTGTTAACCTGGTTGGTCTGACCGAAAGTTTTGACGATGAGACGGTACGTTTCCAGAACGATCTTGCTGTGAACATCCAACGCGGTGATGAAAACTATCTGGCGCTGCTTGACGCCGCTGATGCGTACATCGCCCGTAACGGCCTGGATTTACCGCCAGAACCGGCAGCGCGTGAGTTCCTCGCAGATCCCGCCTGCGTCACGCATCCTCAGTTATCGCTGAATCTTACTGACGCCGGGATCACCAGCATTATCTGGGCCACGGGCTATGTTACCGATTACAGCTGGCTGAAGGTTAATGCCTTCAACGAACAGGGTAAACCGCAGCATCAGCGCGGCGTTTCCAGTGAGCCGGGCGTCTACTTCCTTGGCTTACCCTGGTTGTCGCGCCGGGGATCCACCTTTATCTGGGGCGTCTGGCACGATGCCAAATTTATCGCCGACCAGATTGCTATTCAGCGCCAGTATCAACAATACCGCGCACCTTCAGACTCGCTTTGA